The Triticum aestivum cultivar Chinese Spring chromosome 7B, IWGSC CS RefSeq v2.1, whole genome shotgun sequence genome window below encodes:
- the LOC123158117 gene encoding ankyrin repeat domain-containing protein 36A yields the protein MIDPTVSASAHSPSLTLTPAQILTLPPPAPVRDPLLDMVFQAASDDNLPRFKALVMMLDMGRGRPKEAIEELRVEDDAKLQGFSALHIAASRCSLEVCRYLVEELLIDVDLVDKEGRTPLLFAKYHNGGTAEYLLDHGANPDKANNDGAFLLHYAAELGPTSINTYLCSASLHCKLFCYNKMVNGVTPLMAARDANSTECIKLLVKVQEEPMLKREIAASELISLGSISLKEKDYVVAAKLYSQAMQLDPDDAVLFSDRSLCWLNMGNGRKALLDANKCRKMRPHWPKACHRQGEALMLLKDYEGASERFLDGLKLDPVDTDIEDALREAMKSLKTSRSTKAK from the exons ATGATCGATCCGACGGTAAGCGCCTCTGCCCACAGCCCATCCCTAACCCTAACCCCAGCCCAAATCCTGACTCTGCCCCCTCCCGCCCCAGTCCGCGACCCGCTGCTGGACATGGTCTTCCAGGCGGCCTCCGACGACAACCTCCCCCGCTTCAAGG CGCTGGTCATGATGCTGGACATGGGCAGGGGCCGCCCCAAGGAGGCGATTGAGGAGTTGAGGGTGGAAGATGATGCGAAGCTTCAAGGTTTCAGTGCGCTGCACATCGCGGCCAGTAGATGTAGTCTTGAGGTGTGCAGGTACCTCGTCGAGGAGCTGCTGATAGATGTGGATCTGGTCGACAAGGAAG GTAGAACACCTCTGTTGTTTGCAAAATACCACAATGGGGGTACTGCAGAGTATCTTCTTGATCATGGTGCTAATCCAGACAAAGCCAATAACGATGGGGCTTTCCTGTTACATTATGCCGCTGAATTAGGTCCAACCTCTATAAACACATATCTCTGTTCTGCATCTCTGCATTGCAAATTGTTTTGT TACAACAAGATGGTAAATGGTGTGACACCTCTTATGGCTGCTAGAGATGCCAACTCAACGGAATGTATCAAGCTCCTAGTTAAG GTTCAGGAGGAGCCTATGCTTAAACGGGAAATCGCGGCATCAGAGCTTATATCACTAGGGAGTATCTCTTTAAAGGAAAAAGATTATGTTGTTGCAGCAAAATTGTACAGTCAG GCAATGCAGCTTGATCCTGATGATGCGGTCTTGTTCTCAGACAGGAGCCTTTGTTGGCTTAACATGGGGAATGGAAGAAAGGCTTTGCTAGATGCTAATAAATGCAGAAAAATGCGGCCTCACTGGCCAAAAGCTTGTCACCGGCAGGGTGAAGCTCTGATGCTACTGAAG GACTATGAGGGCGCAAGTGAACGGTTCTTGGATGGACTCAAATTGGACCCAGTGGACACTGATATCGAGGATGCATTACG GGAAGCTATGAAGTCGTTGAAGACGTCTCGGAGCACGAAAGCCAAGTGA